The following proteins come from a genomic window of Phnomibacter ginsenosidimutans:
- a CDS encoding family 78 glycoside hydrolase catalytic domain gives MRTFFSLLAVLFSLQLSAQARLQQLRCEMLSNPQGIDVAQPRFSWQLISQERNVQQTHYQVLVSSSKAALAANKADVWNSGKVAGSQSIHIRYNGAALQSGSRYYWKVLAWTNKSSNPVTLSSEFSTGLFQSSDWKAKWIGYDQASPWDSISQWSRLSARYLRKSFSAKPALKRATVHIAGMGMYELYINGKKIGNQVLAPNPTDYRKTVLYNTHDVTTALKAGNNAIGVVLGNGRFFTMRQNYKTHKHNNFGFPKLLLQLQLEYADGSKQWVLSDESWKLNVDGAIRSNNEYDGEEYDARKEWPGWTTAAFDASKWMQANLVTAPDGKLQAQSTESMQVMKIIQPKSIRKNASGRYIIDMGQNFSGWMRLKNIAGKKGDSIVLRFAESLQPNGELFVANLRDAKVTDKYFFGNHAIDANGWRPSFVYHGFRYVEVSAFPGTPQLAQFSGELVYDALTTTGRFSTSNAVINQVYQNAWWGIASNYKGMPVDCPQRNERQPWLGDRTVGAQGESFVFDNAKLYAKWMQDIEESQTTAGSIPDVAPAFWNYYTDDVTWPAAFIFISNHLYNQYGDDMPIRKHYASMKKWMMYMKEKFMKQYIMTKDKYGDWCVPPEALHLIHSKDSSRQTDGQLIATAYYYKLLSYMQRFAGMQQLPEDAAYFGKLSDSIRIAFQEKFYRPALKQYSNNTVTANLLPLYFGICPDSLRSAVFEKIRHKVHVENHDHISTGLIGSQWLMRGLTEYGYPELAYTIASNNTYPSWGYMAANGATTIWELWNGNTADPGMNSQNHVMLLGDLITWFYENLAGIRSHKSEVGFKKVIMKPTIPAGLKEVKAAYESMHGSIASHWKNTESKFEWHITIPANSSAQVYIPATAVEEITENGKPLTAYNYISIGKLEKGLLQINIPSGTYHFVRNKPFKQGIVKDEFIFERASFPESHAATIAETPSGLIAAWFGGTKEGNKDVCIYTSHLRNGQWTTPNMVADGVLNDSTRYPTYNPVLYYADNGELLLFYKIGPNVAGWTGWMMRSKDHGYTWSKREALPEGFLGPIKNKPVMINGVLMCPSSTEKNGWKAHIEMTRDYGKTWTKTEALNDANPTQAIQPSILQYKDGRLQLLCRSRNTTLNETWSHDGGKTWSPMQASPLPNNNSGTDAVTLQDGRQLLVYNHLLPTNSWVKGKGPRTPLNVSITNNGKTWYAALILEDSPISQYSYPSVIQTKDGLVHIVYTWRRERIKHVVVDPSKLTLQEIVNKQWPGAHESDATTSDD, from the coding sequence ATGCGTACATTTTTTTCTCTGTTAGCGGTGTTGTTTTCGTTGCAGCTGTCTGCACAAGCCCGCTTGCAACAATTGCGTTGCGAAATGTTGAGCAATCCGCAAGGCATTGATGTAGCTCAACCCCGCTTTAGCTGGCAGCTCATCAGCCAGGAAAGAAATGTACAGCAAACGCATTATCAAGTGCTGGTGAGCAGTAGCAAGGCTGCACTGGCGGCCAACAAAGCTGATGTTTGGAATTCGGGAAAAGTAGCTGGCAGCCAAAGCATACACATTCGGTACAATGGTGCGGCGTTGCAATCGGGTAGCCGCTATTATTGGAAAGTATTGGCTTGGACAAACAAGAGCAGCAATCCAGTTACGTTATCATCCGAATTTAGTACCGGTCTTTTTCAATCATCCGATTGGAAAGCCAAATGGATTGGTTACGATCAGGCTTCACCGTGGGATAGCATCAGCCAGTGGTCGCGGTTGAGTGCACGGTATTTGCGCAAAAGCTTTTCTGCCAAGCCTGCTTTGAAGAGGGCTACTGTACACATAGCCGGTATGGGGATGTATGAGTTGTACATCAATGGAAAAAAAATTGGCAATCAGGTGTTGGCGCCCAATCCTACTGACTATCGGAAAACGGTGTTGTACAACACGCATGATGTAACCACAGCATTGAAAGCAGGCAACAACGCTATTGGCGTGGTGCTGGGCAATGGCCGTTTTTTTACCATGCGCCAAAACTATAAAACACACAAGCACAACAACTTTGGTTTCCCCAAACTGCTGCTGCAACTGCAACTGGAATATGCAGATGGTAGCAAGCAATGGGTGCTGAGCGACGAAAGCTGGAAACTGAATGTGGATGGTGCCATTCGCAGCAACAACGAATACGATGGTGAAGAATATGATGCAAGAAAAGAATGGCCCGGTTGGACAACTGCAGCCTTCGATGCATCGAAATGGATGCAGGCCAATCTTGTAACAGCACCCGATGGGAAATTGCAGGCACAGTCGACAGAATCCATGCAAGTGATGAAGATTATTCAACCAAAATCCATCCGCAAAAATGCATCCGGCAGATACATCATTGACATGGGGCAAAATTTTTCGGGATGGATGCGCCTGAAAAATATTGCGGGCAAAAAAGGCGACAGCATTGTGTTGCGCTTTGCTGAAAGCCTGCAACCGAATGGCGAATTGTTTGTTGCCAACTTGCGGGATGCAAAGGTGACTGATAAATATTTTTTCGGCAATCATGCGATAGATGCCAACGGTTGGCGGCCATCATTTGTTTACCATGGTTTTCGCTATGTGGAAGTAAGTGCATTTCCTGGCACACCACAGCTGGCACAGTTTAGCGGCGAGTTGGTGTACGATGCATTGACTACTACGGGACGTTTTTCTACTTCCAATGCAGTGATTAATCAAGTGTATCAAAATGCGTGGTGGGGCATTGCCAGCAATTACAAAGGCATGCCGGTTGATTGCCCGCAGCGCAACGAACGCCAGCCTTGGTTGGGCGACAGAACAGTAGGAGCACAGGGTGAAAGTTTTGTGTTTGACAATGCGAAACTCTATGCCAAATGGATGCAGGACATAGAAGAAAGCCAAACAACTGCAGGTAGCATTCCTGATGTGGCTCCTGCATTCTGGAATTATTATACCGATGATGTAACCTGGCCAGCGGCATTTATTTTTATCAGCAATCATTTGTACAATCAGTATGGCGATGATATGCCGATTCGGAAGCATTATGCCAGCATGAAAAAGTGGATGATGTACATGAAAGAAAAATTCATGAAGCAATACATCATGACGAAAGACAAATATGGCGACTGGTGTGTGCCTCCCGAAGCCTTGCATTTGATTCACTCAAAAGACAGCAGCCGCCAAACCGATGGCCAGTTGATAGCTACAGCATACTATTACAAATTGCTCTCGTACATGCAGCGCTTTGCTGGCATGCAGCAACTGCCTGAAGATGCTGCTTACTTCGGCAAGTTGAGTGACAGCATTCGTATTGCATTTCAGGAAAAGTTTTACCGGCCTGCACTCAAGCAATACAGCAACAATACTGTTACTGCCAACCTGCTGCCTTTGTACTTCGGTATATGTCCCGATTCATTACGCAGTGCAGTTTTCGAAAAAATAAGGCACAAAGTGCATGTCGAAAACCACGATCACATCAGCACCGGGCTCATTGGTTCGCAATGGTTGATGCGTGGCCTTACCGAGTATGGCTATCCCGAACTGGCGTATACCATTGCGTCCAACAATACTTATCCGAGTTGGGGCTATATGGCGGCCAATGGTGCCACTACCATTTGGGAATTGTGGAATGGCAACACGGCCGACCCCGGCATGAACAGTCAAAACCACGTGATGTTGCTGGGCGATTTGATTACCTGGTTCTATGAAAACCTCGCTGGCATTCGCAGTCATAAATCTGAAGTAGGTTTCAAAAAAGTAATTATGAAACCTACTATACCCGCTGGCTTGAAAGAAGTGAAGGCGGCCTATGAAAGCATGCATGGTAGCATTGCCAGCCATTGGAAAAACACTGAGTCAAAGTTTGAATGGCACATCACTATTCCTGCCAACAGTAGCGCCCAAGTGTACATACCTGCAACAGCAGTAGAAGAAATTACGGAAAACGGCAAGCCACTGACGGCCTACAATTATATCAGTATTGGTAAGCTGGAAAAAGGCCTGCTGCAAATTAACATTCCATCGGGCACCTATCATTTTGTACGCAACAAACCTTTCAAACAGGGCATTGTAAAAGATGAATTCATTTTCGAGAGAGCTTCTTTTCCAGAAAGCCATGCAGCTACCATTGCTGAAACACCATCAGGGTTGATAGCAGCATGGTTTGGCGGTACCAAGGAAGGTAATAAAGATGTGTGCATTTACACCAGTCATTTACGCAATGGCCAATGGACAACACCCAACATGGTTGCCGATGGTGTGCTCAATGATTCTACAAGATATCCGACGTATAATCCTGTGTTGTACTATGCTGATAACGGTGAGCTATTGTTGTTTTACAAAATTGGCCCCAATGTAGCAGGATGGACTGGTTGGATGATGCGTAGCAAAGACCATGGCTACACCTGGAGCAAACGTGAAGCATTGCCGGAAGGATTTTTGGGGCCCATCAAAAACAAACCCGTCATGATAAACGGGGTATTGATGTGTCCGTCGAGCACCGAAAAAAACGGATGGAAAGCACACATAGAAATGACCCGTGATTACGGTAAAACATGGACCAAAACAGAAGCACTGAATGATGCCAATCCAACACAAGCCATTCAGCCCAGCATTTTGCAATATAAAGATGGCCGGCTGCAATTGCTTTGCCGCAGCCGCAATACCACGTTGAATGAAACATGGAGTCATGATGGCGGCAAAACATGGTCGCCCATGCAAGCCAGCCCATTGCCCAACAACAACTCTGGCACCGATGCCGTTACGCTGCAGGATGGCCGGCAGTTGTTGGTGTACAACCACTTGCTGCCCACCAACAGTTGGGTAAAAGGGAAGGGGCCCCGCACACCACTGAATGTGAGCATTACCAACAATGGTAAAACCTGGTATGCAGCATTGATACTGGAAGATTCACCCATCAGCCAGTATTCGTACCCTTCGGTTATACAAACGAAAGACGGATTGGTGCACATTGTGTACACATGGCGAAGAGAAAGAATCAAGCATGTAGTAGTGGATCCATCCAAACTGACACTGCAGGAAATAGTGAACAAGCAATGGCCGGGTGCCCACGAATCGGACGCCACCACATCAGATGATTAA
- a CDS encoding glycoside hydrolase family 2 protein, with protein MFFSLSANAQETEKIYLSGTGSDATVQWDFMCTAGMNANKWTKIAVPSCWELQGFGKYDYGFSKDSVRGKEQGLYKHRFNAPIAWKGKQINLVFEGVMTDAEVTMNGQKAGEIHQGAFYAFKYNVSNLLKYGKENLLEVKVSKHSANASVNAAERLADFWIFGGIFRPVWLEVLPAVHISKVAWRAEADGSFFATLNSNSQQAIQAKVQLLDATGKTVSIFEGKNVHPERPGEMLLTGTLTQPRQWTSETPYLYTAIFSIYQEGKLLHSIRKKVGFRTVELKQRDGIYVNGVKMKFKGVNRHAFRPETGRTTSYRISVEDVQLIKSMNMNAVRMSHYPPDDHFLDVCDSLGLFVMDELAGWHGHYDTPTGKKLLKEMMLHDAHHPSIVLWANGNEGGHNRELDAYFTQYDLQQRPVVHPWELYNGVETQHYREYNYGIGNYDNGNEIVMPTEFLHGQFDGGHGAGLEDYWQHMWHNPLSAGGFLWDFADNAVVRKDKNDSLDTDKHRAADGIVGPHHEKEGSYFAIKQIWSPVFIERREMTPDFDGSFTVENRYHFTNLNTCQLRWKLKRIDVRSTNEVNGTAPMPDAAPLTKATLQLNLPANWMEYDVLYLSITDAQQQELFTWTYPIHQPAAIGSRMRSIKGPHAIQLQEQDSMLQVRVSDVTIQFNKYNGIMQSVSNAKGVLPLHNGPVLQDAVNNLGALQVTASGDSVVLQTQYNKQSHYNNISWTIYPSGWVKLQVQYFPSAYFTNFAGINFSFPEKEVQSVTYMGDGPYRVWKNRMKGNQFGVWSKTYNNAETGESPWLYPEFKGYHSRFYGGYFFSKSNRFTVVCETENIFLRLFTPAWKTDQWHNYEPLFPPGDISFMHGISSIGTKTQRNETTGPMGFKNIFYDYEKILQGLYT; from the coding sequence ATGTTTTTTTCACTTTCAGCTAACGCACAAGAAACCGAAAAAATATATCTCTCTGGCACTGGCAGCGATGCAACGGTACAATGGGATTTTATGTGTACAGCTGGCATGAATGCCAATAAGTGGACAAAGATTGCTGTACCATCTTGTTGGGAGTTGCAAGGGTTTGGTAAGTATGATTATGGCTTTTCCAAAGACAGTGTAAGAGGGAAAGAGCAGGGTTTGTACAAGCACCGTTTTAATGCGCCAATCGCCTGGAAAGGAAAGCAAATCAATTTGGTGTTTGAAGGCGTAATGACGGATGCCGAAGTAACCATGAATGGACAGAAGGCTGGCGAAATTCATCAGGGGGCCTTTTATGCATTCAAATACAACGTGAGCAATTTGCTGAAGTACGGCAAAGAAAATTTGCTGGAAGTAAAAGTATCGAAGCATTCTGCCAACGCTTCTGTAAACGCAGCAGAAAGGCTGGCTGACTTTTGGATTTTTGGCGGCATTTTTCGCCCGGTGTGGTTGGAAGTATTGCCTGCAGTACACATAAGTAAAGTAGCATGGAGAGCAGAAGCTGATGGTAGTTTTTTTGCTACACTTAACAGCAATAGCCAACAAGCCATTCAAGCCAAAGTGCAACTGCTGGATGCAACAGGAAAAACGGTATCCATTTTTGAAGGGAAGAATGTGCATCCGGAAAGGCCCGGCGAAATGCTGTTGACAGGAACGCTGACGCAACCACGGCAATGGACATCCGAAACGCCGTATTTATACACAGCGATTTTCTCCATTTATCAAGAGGGAAAACTGCTGCACAGCATACGCAAGAAAGTTGGTTTCAGAACGGTTGAGCTAAAGCAACGGGACGGCATTTATGTAAATGGCGTCAAGATGAAATTCAAAGGCGTGAACCGGCATGCATTTCGTCCGGAAACGGGCCGCACCACCAGCTATCGCATTAGTGTGGAAGATGTGCAGCTCATCAAAAGCATGAACATGAATGCTGTTCGAATGAGTCATTATCCTCCTGATGATCATTTCCTGGATGTGTGTGATTCGTTGGGTTTGTTTGTTATGGATGAGTTGGCGGGCTGGCATGGCCACTACGATACGCCTACCGGGAAAAAGCTGTTGAAAGAAATGATGTTGCATGATGCGCATCATCCATCCATTGTGTTGTGGGCCAATGGCAATGAGGGCGGGCACAACCGTGAACTCGATGCATACTTTACACAATATGATTTGCAGCAGCGGCCAGTTGTACATCCATGGGAGTTGTACAATGGTGTAGAAACACAACACTACCGTGAGTACAACTATGGCATTGGCAATTACGACAATGGCAATGAGATAGTAATGCCTACTGAATTTTTGCATGGGCAGTTTGATGGGGGACATGGTGCCGGCTTAGAAGATTACTGGCAACACATGTGGCACAACCCACTGAGTGCCGGTGGTTTTTTGTGGGACTTTGCCGACAATGCTGTTGTTCGAAAAGACAAAAATGATTCGCTGGATACAGATAAACATCGGGCTGCGGATGGTATCGTAGGTCCTCATCATGAAAAAGAAGGCAGCTATTTTGCCATCAAACAAATCTGGAGTCCGGTATTTATTGAGCGAAGAGAAATGACACCCGATTTCGATGGAAGTTTTACTGTTGAAAACCGGTATCATTTTACCAATTTGAACACTTGCCAACTGCGTTGGAAATTGAAAAGGATTGATGTACGCAGTACGAATGAAGTGAATGGTACTGCACCGATGCCTGATGCTGCACCACTCACCAAAGCGACGCTTCAATTAAACCTGCCTGCCAACTGGATGGAATACGATGTTTTGTATCTCAGCATTACAGATGCGCAACAGCAGGAACTGTTTACCTGGACTTACCCGATTCATCAGCCAGCTGCAATCGGTTCAAGAATGCGCAGCATAAAAGGGCCACATGCTATTCAACTGCAGGAGCAAGATTCAATGCTGCAAGTTCGGGTGAGTGATGTAACCATTCAGTTCAATAAATACAATGGCATCATGCAATCTGTGAGCAATGCAAAGGGTGTACTGCCTTTGCACAATGGACCAGTGTTGCAAGATGCAGTGAATAATCTGGGTGCTTTGCAGGTAACAGCTTCCGGCGATTCTGTTGTGTTGCAAACGCAATACAACAAGCAAAGCCATTACAACAACATCAGTTGGACCATTTATCCATCGGGTTGGGTAAAGCTGCAAGTGCAATACTTTCCATCTGCCTACTTTACCAATTTTGCGGGCATCAATTTTTCATTTCCGGAAAAGGAAGTACAATCCGTTACCTATATGGGCGATGGCCCGTATCGTGTTTGGAAAAACAGAATGAAGGGCAATCAGTTTGGTGTATGGAGCAAAACCTACAATAATGCTGAAACTGGAGAGAGCCCGTGGTTGTATCCTGAGTTCAAAGGCTATCATTCCCGTTTTTATGGCGGTTATTTTTTCAGCAAAAGCAATCGCTTTACTGTTGTTTGCGAAACAGAAAATATTTTCCTGCGTTTGTTTACGCCTGCTTGGAAAACGGATCAGTGGCACAATTACGAACCATTGTTTCCACCGGGTGATATTTCTTTTATGCATGGCATCAGCAGTATTGGTACCAAAACACAACGCAATGAAACCACTGGCCCAATGGGCTTCAAAAATATTTTTTACGACTACGAAAAGATCCTGCAAGGGCTTTACACATGA
- a CDS encoding MGH1-like glycoside hydrolase domain-containing protein, with the protein MAQSKPLLLKHQQFKHYVDYFNSMETPNIEQAIPNDSAWYWMQQNIPLFECPQQNMEEIFYYRWWTLRKHIKKTPQGFVMTEFLVQRSYADKYNLISSGLGHHIYESRWLHHKQYMDENLLVWYRGNNGKPLNKLRFYSSWNMDAIYNRFLVNGDKSFVLNLLPDLDADYQAWEKEKQRPDGLYWQYDVRDAMEETISGGRKEKNPRPSINGYMYGNANAMAALWHLNGDATKAADYLQKAKTVKAETQSKLWNSEHNFFEVRKEQGDTLAAVKEAIGFIPWYFNMPDSSYNIAWKSLTDTKTFCAPFGITTADRSHPQFRTHGCCKCEWDGAVWPFATAQTLTGMANLLQVQPAPYVSKQDYFQLLNTYVESQYYRGRPYIGEYLDEKTGYWLKGDEERSRYYNHSTFNDLIITGLVGLRPRADNVLEVSPLLPQHTWKWFCLDNVLYHDKIISIVWDEDGTKYKRGKGLSVWVNGKKVASSLSLEKITGKL; encoded by the coding sequence ATGGCACAATCAAAGCCATTGTTGCTCAAGCATCAGCAATTCAAGCATTATGTTGATTATTTCAACAGCATGGAAACGCCCAATATTGAGCAAGCCATTCCAAATGATAGTGCGTGGTATTGGATGCAGCAAAACATTCCGCTGTTTGAATGTCCGCAGCAAAACATGGAAGAGATTTTCTATTACCGTTGGTGGACGTTGCGCAAACACATCAAGAAAACCCCACAAGGTTTTGTGATGACAGAATTTTTAGTGCAGCGTAGTTATGCCGATAAATACAATCTTATCTCCAGCGGGTTGGGGCATCATATTTACGAGTCTCGCTGGTTGCACCACAAGCAGTACATGGATGAGAACCTGCTGGTTTGGTACAGGGGCAATAACGGAAAGCCGCTGAATAAGCTCCGCTTTTACAGCAGCTGGAATATGGATGCCATTTACAATCGTTTTTTGGTCAATGGGGACAAGAGTTTCGTCTTGAATCTGTTGCCTGATTTGGATGCGGATTATCAGGCCTGGGAAAAAGAGAAGCAGCGGCCCGATGGTTTGTATTGGCAATACGATGTGCGGGACGCCATGGAAGAAACCATTAGCGGTGGCAGAAAAGAAAAGAATCCACGACCTTCCATCAACGGGTATATGTATGGCAATGCCAATGCTATGGCAGCCTTGTGGCACCTGAATGGTGATGCAACAAAGGCGGCAGACTATTTGCAGAAAGCCAAAACCGTTAAAGCCGAAACGCAATCAAAACTCTGGAACAGTGAACATAACTTTTTTGAAGTACGCAAAGAGCAAGGCGATACATTGGCCGCGGTGAAAGAAGCCATTGGGTTTATTCCATGGTATTTCAATATGCCCGATAGCAGCTACAATATTGCTTGGAAAAGCCTGACAGATACCAAAACATTTTGTGCTCCTTTTGGCATCACTACTGCGGACAGAAGTCATCCGCAATTCAGAACACATGGGTGTTGCAAATGCGAATGGGATGGTGCAGTGTGGCCATTTGCCACTGCACAAACATTGACGGGTATGGCCAATTTGTTGCAGGTGCAGCCAGCTCCCTACGTATCTAAGCAAGATTATTTTCAACTGCTGAACACGTATGTTGAATCGCAATACTATCGGGGGCGTCCATACATTGGCGAGTACCTCGATGAAAAAACGGGTTACTGGTTAAAAGGCGATGAAGAACGGAGCAGATATTACAATCATTCTACGTTTAATGATTTAATCATTACTGGTTTGGTAGGGTTGCGTCCACGGGCCGATAATGTGTTGGAAGTATCGCCATTATTACCTCAGCATACATGGAAATGGTTTTGCCTTGACAATGTATTGTACCATGATAAAATCATCAGCATTGTGTGGGATGAAGACGGTACGAAGTATAAGCGGGGCAAGGGATTGAGTGTGTGGGTGAATGGGAAGAAAGTAGCCTCTTCTTTATCACTCGAAAAAATTACAGGCAAACTATGA
- a CDS encoding FGGY family carbohydrate kinase, translating to MSAKYILAIDQGTSSTKALVFDEQGQAIAKGAENLHTHYLDHGFVEQEPAIIYQNVLAAVQKCLQAFTEKGFDSTAIAGIGISNQRETFVVWDKAGKPLHNAVVWQCKRSVQICEELKQQGLSEQVNQKTGLVIDPYFSATKLIWLNRNNEAIKVAIQSGEAYFGTIDTWLLYKLTNGKKYATDYTNASRTLLFNLHSLQWDNELIDAFGLTGIQLPEVKSSSAFFGETTLDGLFAQPVLVTGMIGDSHAAAFGEGCFEAGTAKATLGTGCSILMNIGDKPVRSNNGMVTTICWSIDGRIDYAFEGVIVSCGATIEWLKNELNLFADSKETEAMANAVADSAGVCVIPAFSGLGSPHWQPERRASISGMSFGTTKNHIVRAALESIPFQVKDVITAMEQDAAVELHDFNVDGGISANRFVVQSMADLLGKKVTTIGNPDVSALGAALLAGLKTGVFDNLVVIAQLPVAQKSFLPDADANQIKKSYAVWKQLI from the coding sequence ATGTCAGCGAAATATATACTTGCTATTGATCAGGGAACAAGTTCTACCAAGGCACTCGTCTTCGATGAGCAAGGGCAGGCTATTGCAAAAGGTGCTGAGAATTTGCATACGCATTATCTCGACCATGGTTTTGTAGAACAGGAGCCAGCAATCATTTATCAAAACGTACTGGCAGCTGTACAAAAATGTTTGCAGGCTTTTACTGAAAAGGGATTTGATTCAACTGCAATTGCTGGCATTGGCATTTCCAATCAACGGGAAACATTTGTTGTATGGGATAAAGCCGGCAAACCATTGCACAATGCTGTGGTGTGGCAATGCAAACGTTCGGTACAAATTTGTGAGGAATTGAAGCAACAAGGATTGTCTGAACAGGTGAATCAGAAAACCGGTCTGGTGATTGATCCTTATTTTTCTGCTACCAAACTCATCTGGCTCAACAGGAATAATGAGGCCATAAAAGTAGCCATTCAAAGTGGAGAAGCTTACTTCGGAACAATTGATACATGGTTGCTGTACAAGTTGACCAACGGCAAAAAGTATGCTACAGACTATACCAATGCTTCAAGAACACTGCTCTTCAATCTGCATTCATTGCAATGGGATAATGAGTTGATTGATGCGTTTGGATTAACAGGTATTCAGTTGCCGGAAGTAAAATCATCTTCCGCATTTTTTGGTGAAACAACATTGGATGGGTTGTTTGCGCAACCCGTTCTTGTAACAGGTATGATTGGCGATTCGCATGCTGCTGCATTTGGTGAAGGTTGTTTTGAAGCAGGCACTGCGAAAGCTACATTGGGCACTGGTTGCAGCATTCTCATGAACATTGGCGATAAACCGGTACGGTCTAACAACGGAATGGTTACTACCATTTGTTGGAGTATTGATGGGCGCATTGATTATGCATTTGAAGGCGTGATTGTGTCCTGCGGCGCCACTATTGAATGGTTGAAAAATGAATTGAATTTATTTGCCGATAGCAAAGAAACTGAAGCCATGGCAAACGCTGTTGCTGATAGTGCAGGTGTGTGTGTGATTCCTGCGTTCAGTGGATTAGGTTCGCCGCATTGGCAGCCAGAACGCAGGGCTTCTATTAGTGGTATGAGTTTCGGCACCACCAAAAATCATATTGTGCGGGCAGCGTTGGAGTCTATTCCGTTTCAGGTAAAAGATGTCATTACTGCCATGGAGCAAGACGCTGCTGTTGAGTTGCATGATTTCAATGTGGATGGCGGAATTTCTGCCAATCGGTTTGTGGTGCAAAGCATGGCCGACTTGTTGGGTAAAAAAGTAACTACCATTGGCAATCCAGACGTCTCCGCATTGGGTGCTGCATTGTTGGCGGGACTCAAAACAGGTGTATTTGACAATCTTGTGGTGATTGCACAATTACCGGTTGCTCAAAAAAGTTTTCTTCCTGATGCAGATGCCAATCAAATAAAAAAGAGTTATGCTGTTTGGAAGCAGTTAATATAA
- a CDS encoding transketolase C-terminal domain-containing protein has translation MHTIKPLDTALIESLARKCKAIVTVEEHSIYGGLGEAVASFLMQLKSPSTGGVWGGSFKIIGIPDEYTVTGSQIEIFNHYGISKEGIASEVLKLIQQ, from the coding sequence ATGCATACCATTAAGCCGTTGGATACTGCACTTATTGAATCGCTTGCAAGAAAGTGCAAAGCAATTGTTACAGTGGAAGAGCATAGTATTTATGGTGGATTAGGTGAAGCAGTGGCATCCTTTTTAATGCAGCTGAAAAGCCCCTCCACCGGAGGGGTTTGGGGAGGCTCATTTAAGATCATCGGTATTCCAGATGAATACACGGTAACAGGTTCGCAGATTGAAATTTTCAACCATTACGGAATTAGTAAAGAGGGGATAGCAAGTGAAGTGCTGAAGCTGATTCAGCAATAA
- a CDS encoding transketolase family protein has product MAEQIHIEPGGDKPNQDVFAETLQRLAASDRNVIAVTSDSRGSGKLVPFGKQFPQQIVEVGIAEQNLVGVAAGLGSCGKKVFAVSPACFLTARSLEQIKTDICYSNHPVTVVGISAGVSYGALGSTHHSLHDFAVLRAINNITIVAPADNFETEKATELAAASDKPVYLRFGKKIMPALKANNNDSFVFGKGRIITEGNDVAIIANGETVYPAVQAASVAKRTRH; this is encoded by the coding sequence ATGGCAGAACAAATACATATAGAACCCGGAGGCGACAAGCCCAACCAGGATGTTTTTGCTGAAACCTTGCAACGGCTGGCAGCATCCGACCGCAACGTGATTGCTGTTACCAGCGATTCGAGAGGGTCAGGAAAGCTGGTGCCTTTTGGAAAGCAGTTTCCCCAGCAAATAGTGGAAGTAGGAATAGCAGAACAAAATCTTGTGGGCGTAGCTGCGGGCTTAGGTTCTTGCGGTAAAAAAGTGTTTGCCGTTTCGCCGGCTTGTTTTTTAACGGCACGTTCGTTGGAGCAAATCAAAACCGATATCTGCTACAGCAATCATCCGGTAACTGTTGTGGGTATCAGTGCTGGCGTTAGCTATGGTGCATTGGGAAGTACGCATCATAGTCTGCACGACTTTGCAGTGTTGCGAGCCATCAACAATATTACCATTGTTGCTCCCGCCGATAATTTCGAAACCGAAAAAGCAACTGAACTTGCGGCAGCTAGTGACAAACCTGTGTACCTGCGATTCGGCAAAAAAATAATGCCTGCATTAAAAGCAAATAACAACGACTCATTTGTTTTTGGTAAAGGAAGAATCATCACCGAAGGAAATGATGTCGCCATCATTGCTAATGGTGAAACGGTTTATCCCGCAGTACAGGCAGCAAGCGTTGCTAAAAGAACAAGGCATTGA